ATCTAGCAGCCAATCTTGCCAAGATTTTTCCTTGAATTTTGCCCAGTGTTCTGTTCGGATTACCGTCAAAATTACCAAAGTGCCAAATGCGATAAAAATAGCCATAAATCTCCTGATGTAGTGGATAAACCCTAAACCCAAAAGTTAACGGTTACGGATTTTTGGGGAAGTAATCTCGGGTCTTCCCCGGCTGAAATGGCCTTGCGAATGGATTCGACAAAGACATGAATGGTATCCGCTGGAGTATTGGCAAATTGAGTGCCATATTTCTCAATCACCTCTTGCTGAATCCGCAAAATTTCTATATCTTGCTTAATAATATATTGGGCAGTCCAGCGCACAAAAGGACGGGCGATTTTGTTCCAAATGCCATAATTAAAAGTCACATCGGTATAAACTAACGTGGAATCTTCTGCTTCGGGAATCGACTGACTGGTAATAAAAAACCGACGGTTTTCTCCAAACTTATATTCCACACTGGTCACATTCGGCATAGAAAACTGGTCTGTATGGGAAATTTCCCCGCCTTGAGGATTTAAAAACCGGGAATACCATCCCAAATTGGTGGTTTCATTCCGATAGGTGACAAACACCGAACCATCCCGGCGTTCCACGGTCATTTCTAACTGTTTTTGCTGGGGTTTACGAAAAACTCCAGGATGCACCGAGGCGGTATGAGGGATATCAATAAAGTTTTCAGCACAATTAGTGACATTGTTGCGAAATCGGTTAATTACGCGCACAGTTTCCCATCCCGGTTTGCCGTAATAAGGCATGGGAAAAGGCTCAAGATTGAGATTAGGATTCTCTGCTAATCGGACATAAATATAGCCGTCTTTTTCTTGAGTGGGATAAGAATGAGTCCGACGAGAGGCAAGGTTTTTAAACTGTTCTCCTTCCGCAGGAACTGCTACGACTTGACCCGATTTATCATAAACCCATCCATGATAGGGACAATGCAGCATCCCATCGCAGACTTTGCCACGAGAGAGACGACTATTGCGGTGCATACAGCGATCGCGTAATGCCACCACGTCCCCCAGTTCATCCCGAAAAATAGCCAACCATTCGCCCAAAATCGTGCGAGAAAGCACTGTTTTGGGTTTCAGTTGATCACTGAGGGCCACCACATACCAAAAGTCTTCAAATCCCATAATTGCTATTCCTCAAAAGGGGCGATCGCAATATCATTCGTCACATCCACTTGACAAGCTAACCGCGCTTGCGGATTTCCCGGAGCTAAAATTTCTAAAACCTCTCTTTCCTCCAAATTAGCCGGGGGAATATCTCCCTCAATCACACACAAGCAAGTCCCACAAATTCCCGTCCGACATCCAAACAAAATCGTTGAATTCTGCACGGTCAAATAATTAGCCAAATTGTCATGCTGAGGTAAGGCGATCGCTGGATAATTGGTCCCTGGAAATCTCACAAAACAACACTTCATAAAAACCCATCCTTTAGTTTATTTCCTCGTTCCCAGGCTCTGCCAGGGAATGCTCAATTGGAGGCTCTGCCTCCTGCTAATCCCACCCCAAACAACCTTTTATTCCCTCTCAACCCGAACTTTTGACCAAACCGAAGGCGTTAATCGCTCTACATATTTCATATACTCCACCAACGGGCGATCGATACTCAGCAAAGCATTCGGATTGTACCGGATATTGTCATAAATCTTCCCATCTTCCCCCTTTAAAAATAAATAAAGCATCTTCGTACAAAACAATAAAAAGTAGGTAACAACCCAACCCCAAATTCCCGGACGACGGGCGGCTACATAAATATTTTGCACCTTAATTTTCCCCGGTTCAACGGGAAGATAAGCATAAATCATGTGCAAGGGTGGAAGCAATTTAACATTTTTCATTGTGGTTAACAGCCCCAAACAAGCATTCTGATATCTCATGCTATAGGCATAATTTTCCCCTAAAAATTTCCGCGCTAGTTGTTCTCGCGGGGTGGTATTCGGAAATTCCCCACTGAGGGTAAAATCCATCAGACTACCGGATTCATTTTCCTCTAACGTCAGTTTCATATTAATATTAACTTTATGCACCGTTTGCAGATGTTGAGCATCAATCCCATTCATCATGCAAATGTGATGATGGCAGGTGCGTTCAAACGGGCGATCGCGAACAGCAATCACTTGTTTTCCCTTAAGTTCATCGAATTCTGCTACCCCTTCCGGGGCCTTTGTATCGGGATAAACCCAAATCATGCCATATTTTTCATCAGTGGCATAAGATTGTAATCGGGCTTTTTCCGGAATGCTGGATTGACAGGGAATATCCTGACAGTTTCCCTCTCCATCAAACGCCCAATGATGGAAAAAACAGCGGATTAAATTCCCATCCACTCGCCCAATTCCTAAGTCAGTTCCAAGATGGGGACAATAGGCATCTAAGGCGCGGACTTTGCCATCTTCATCGCGAAAAATAACAACTTGCTGTCCGCAGACTTCCAAGGATTTAGGTTTATTTCGGGGCAGTTCTTCACTGGGACAAGCAATGTACCATCCTTTGGCAACCACATCCCAGTTATTAAAGATTTGCATCTCGGTTCGAGGTTGGGTGTTTTGATTCTGCCGGGAATTCATGGGATTTTAAGGGGGATGAGAGGGATAAATGTTAATCTAAAGCAACTTGCAATAAAGGACGCTGAGGATGGGTAAAAGGGGCCGAAAAACGCCGAGAGAGCGCTTTTTTCTGCGTGGCTAGATAGCGAGGAATCGAAGTTGCTGCCATAATAGACATTTCACGGTTACTTTTCCAGGCATAGTCCACTTTTTCGAGATAGAATTGATAGGATGCCCTTGCCTCTTGATGGGTTTGATAGCTGCGATGGAGTCCTTCAGTTTCCTTGGTAAAGCACTCTTGCATCATCTGTTTGGCATCCGGGTCACTCATGGCAAAGACGGGCGATCGCAACAGTTCATAAATCGCCGAATAGAGGGCCGGGTCGTACCAAAATATCCCATTAATCGCTACGGAAAAATTAGCGTGGTCTTTCTGGCATCCGCGCAATCCCAGGTTGGCGACAAACGCCTCAAATGGGGTGGGCTTTTTCAAACAGTTAACTACTTCATGGGATAGCAGGGTTGAACTATTAAAATGAAAGCTCTCATCTAAAAAATGATAATAAGAGATTTTAGCCGGGATTGGAGCATTTTCTTGGTCTGGGTGATGTTGGTAATATTGGCTTAACTTATGCTGGACCAATTTTCCGTTTAAGGTTCGCAGTCCGCGCACGGTAAAGTATTGACAAGCTAGAAATGTATTCCCGGAAGAGAGCATTCCAAAGTAGCGGAGTTGGAGTTGTTTCCACCAGGTTTTTAAAGCATTGGTATCGGCGTGAACCATTGTTTCGGTGTAGGGTCCGCGCATGGGGTAAGTGAAGATGCGTTTGCCAAATAATGCTGCTTCTACTTGTTCTGAAATGGTTTTAAAGGCATTAATATGTGCCCGTTCTTGGGCGGATTCTAAATCTAGCATATCGCAGACTAAGCGAAAGTCTTCCTGAGCATATAATCCAGCGGCGCTGGTTTGATTAAACAGGATTGTAGCAATTTCTGCGGAGATGATTTGGGAGTAGTAAGCGACCCAGTAGAGGTGATTGAGGATAAGCTTTTGGGTGGGGGTGGATTGGTCCCAGAGGGGGGTTCCGTAGAGGAGGGAAAATTCTTCGGGGTTCCAGTATTCTTGTTGGCAATTGGGATAGGAGAATTTGCCGGCGGCTTGGTCGATGGATGCGGTTTGGTCTTGTTGTTGATTGCGGTGGTAGTTGAGTTGGAGTTTTCGGTAGATTTTTTCGTGTTCTAGGAGGGTGTTGGGTTTGGGTTCGTTGAAAATGTTGTTCATAATTTGGATGAATGGGGGATGGGGGAGAACGACTGAAGTCGTTACTACGAACTAAGATAAGAGAACGACTGAAGTCGTTACTACGAACTAAGATAAGAGAACGACTGAAGTCGTTACTACGAACTAAGATAAGAGAANNNNNNNNNNNNNNNNNNNNNNNNNNNNNNNNNNNNNNNNNNNNNNNNNNNNNNNNNNNNNNNNNNNNNNNNNNNNNNNNNNNNNNNNNNNNNNNNNNNNCGACTGAAGTCGTTATTACGAACTAAGAAAGAGGACGACTGAAGTCGTTACTACGAACTGGGGATGGGTTTTATTGAAGGACGCATTTTTCTGGGGGGTAGGGGGTGAAGGAGCCTTTTTCTTCTAGGTGATTGATGATAGAATGGGTGGGGTCGGAGCGGAGGAGCGATCGCAGGAGTTGGAGGCGAGTGGCGCTGTGGGTTTGGGTGTCTAATTCTTGGAAGATTTTGATTTGTTGGGGACGGGATAAATCTCCTTTGACTTGTGCGATCGCCTGAAGGACTCGTTGGGGTCCGACTTGGACCATCTGCAAGAATGAGGTGAGGGCTTCTACGATCGCACTCTGGGATTGCGGGGTGATGGGGTGGCGATCGCACAAGGTGACGCCGGTACTGTGATGGCGCGCTTCGGCATCGAGAAATCCGCGAAACATCTGGGTTAATTCGCGATCGCAACAGTCGTTAGCGAGGTGGCGATAATGGCTAAGTCCCCATCCTTCTAACACCACCTGAATCACAAAGATTAAGACGCTTTTATCCTCCATCTCCACAATTTCAGCCAGTAATTCTAAAAAGCGATCGCCCGTTGCTACTGGGTCGCGATCGGCTAAAAATGGCCGAATTTGCGCTAAATGAGTGGCTTCATCCGCTGCAAATAACCCATACAGCATCCGTTCTTCCGTGGTTTCGGCCAGCATGACCATTTTCGCCATGTATCCCACGCCTGCTTTTTCTACAAAGTAGGCTTCTTCCAGAAGTGCGTTGCTACATTGATACAAAATTTGCTGCTGTTCTTCCCCAGTGGAATCCTGAAAAATTTTCACCTGATCCAGGCCAAAGTAAGATGAATTCCAATAGGCCGGGGTGACTGCCTCTGGGATTGACAACGAATTGCCAATGCTGCTTTTTAAAGCAGCAGAAAGAAGGCGATGCAATTTATCGCCTTCTGTAACATGAGGTAAGTCAAACTGCGCTGTGGTAAATAAAGATTGACTCATCGGTGACTCCGTGGCAACCATTCCATTATGGCGTAGTCTAGCCTGGGTTTTTTCCGGAGTCGTCGGGATTATGACAGATGCTCAACTGTCTCCCAGGTTTCCCATTTCAGAGGTTTTTGTGTTTCTACTTGTTCGATAAACTCAATAATCGATTGATCCGCTAGAGTCGGGGTTTTTAAATCAAATTTAATCGTTTCAAATACTTGAGTATCCCCTTTGGCAAAGTAATTCCCCACCCGCAAGGTAATCCACAAGACAATCCGATTAAATAGCCATCCCCCCAAACCGGGACGTTTCTCGGTAATGGCGATCGTTTGACCTTCGGCTTTGCCATCGGCTTTGAGGCGGATAGTAAACATAATGTGAAAGTGCAAAAAGTCTGGCCCCACGGTCACAGTGCCAGTGCTGCCATACCAATAACACATTTTATAGGTAATTTCATTTTGATACAGGGGACGAATCAGTTTGATAAACCAAGATTGGTCTCCCCCACGGGTAATATTGTTGAAAATAATGGCGTTGTCGTTGAGGTTTTCTTTCTCGAATTTCACCTCAACGGGTAGGTTATGAACGGTATTAAAATGATGGGCATCGATCGCATTAATCATCACTACATTCGGATGACAGTTTTTGCGGAACCCTAACCCAAAGCCCGCATCACAGTCTTTACCAGCCAATTCTGGAACAAAAGGCACGGGATGTCGGGGAGTCTCGCCGGTCCAAACCCAGACTAGGCCATAGGTTTCACAAGTGGGCCAAGACCGAACTTTGGCGGGAATCGTTCTATCTAGGCCCGGAGTTTCGACACATTGGCCGCGATTATCATATTTCCAATTGTGGAAAAAACAGCCCAATCTATTCCCGTCAACTTTGCCTTCAGCGAGGTGAGCGCCCATGTGGGGACAGTAGGCATCTAAGGCGACAACTTTGCCATCGGTTCCTCGATAAATTGCCAGGTTTCGACCTTGTAGGGTGATGGGTTTAACGTGACCAATTTTTAAGTCCTTAGACCGGATGGCCCAGTACCACCCTTCTATAAATCGTTCGGGATTATTAAAGGTTTTGGCTTGGCGAACGGTCCGTAAACTTTGGGCTAAATCGGCAAGGGGTTGAGATTCAAATTGCAGCACTGAATTTCCTTTCGTTGAATTGAGGTTTAATAACGTGACTTAAACGTTGATATCAATTATACCGAAGAGATTTAAAGAGGCAATCCCCTAGCTATGGGGGAGAGTTTGCCTCCTCAATTTGTTATAACCTTTAAGTGTTTCCGTGAGGAATCATCTGTCCTCCATATCCTTAAAATATGGAAAACTGGAATCAGTAATTTGCCTATAGATTCATTAAAACAGATCAAGCAGCCAAAGGCGATCGCCGCCTCAGACAGTTCATAAACTGGCCCAGAACCCAGTCTCATACCCGGTTTCACTTCTGTTATTGTGAATAAGCATCAATGAAAAGGAACGAGAAACAAGAGGGTCTCTATGATTCGGATTAGCAAGTGTTTAAACGGTTCAGGAGTTCGCCCAGAACCCACGGCCCTAAACCAATGCCTTTCCCTGGGTACATTTTACTTAAGAAAAAATTCCTCATCTCACCCGCTGGTTTGGAGAGATAGGGGAACAATGGATATGACATTGAATGAGCACAACGCTAAGTCAATAAGGGATTGGCATCCATTGTTTTGTTTTTATTATATTGAAAGCAAAAAATTTCTTCGCGATCGCGCCATACAACGGATTGAACTTGGGACTCGGAAATGGTAAACCAACCACTGTCCAACAATCTAAACATTCCTTGGACAAAGAGAGGATCGTTCATCATTGCAGTGTATTCTTGGAAGAGAGCAAGTTCTTGGTCCCAGGTCAACCCGGCGCGGTTCACGCGAAAGGCCGGTTCGATATCCATCAATTCGCCGGTGCATCCATCATAAATTTCTATGAAATCATCCGGGGTGAACCCATAGGTAGGCACTCCCTGGGGAAACAGTTCTTCAAACTCGTGATTTGGAACAGAGAGGTAAGCGTAATACATCAGCACCCTCCCAGGTGTACTGTATATGATAGTATCCGCGATCGCCGATACCTTTTATGACCTAGGAAATGCCAAAAAGTCAGGAAATCTTGACATTAGGCTCCTGGGACGGCGATCGCTGATGACTTTTTATTACTTTTCCTGACCTAGCAAATCCGGACAGAAAAAAAATTTTTCCAACTCCTCCGGGAGATTCTAGGATTAGTCTGGTTGTCTGTTGTCAATTGACTATTACTCATTCGTTACCCTTTACCCCCTTTCATGAAATTCTGAAAAATTCAGGTTCCCTCTGTCCCCACCGTTATCTGCTGTGGGTCCTAGGCTACCGCAGCAACCTGATATAATACAAATTAATAGTTATTACCCCGGACTTTCCCCTTCTCTTTATTAAAACTTTAAGCTTTATGCAGGAAACTCCTATCAATTTTGAAGAAGCATTCAAAATAGCCGATCGAGTAATTTTTGCCAAGACGGGAAAGCATATCACCGATATCGAAATGATGATTTTTCGGGGTGCTTGGCAAGACAAAACTTACGAAGAGATTGCGGAAAATACGGAATATGCCGCCAATTATTTACACCGAATGGTGGGCAAAGATTTCTGGCAACGCTTGTCGGATTCATTAGGGGAGAAAGTTAGTAAGAAAAATTTTAAAACGGCGTTAGAACGGCATTGGAAAGCAACCTTAAACAATTCCCAGGCGGGAGGAGGGTCTTTACTGAAAACCGAGAGTTGGGTGACCTCAGAAACGCTCAAGGGACCTATACTAAACTGTTCAGAAGGTTCGGTTCCCTTGGACTCGCGGTTTTATGTTCACCGTCCACCGATAGAAGCCCGATGTCAAGTGGCGATCGCGCAACCGGGGGCATTAATTCGGATTAAAGCGCCCCAACAAATGGGCAAAACCTCCCTACTTGATCGCATCCTAGAAGTGGCCCGAACTGCTAACTATCACACCGTTACCTTAAGTTTTGATTTGGCCGATAGTACAGTTTTTGCGGACCTCCGCACCTTCTTGCAGTGGTTTTGCGCCAGCGTTGGTCAATTATCTGGGTTACCCAATCAATTATCAAATTATTGGGACGATATTTTTGGCTGCAATAATAATTGCACCGTTTATTTTGAGGAGTATATTTTATCTCAATTGCCAACTCCGTTAGTCTTAGCTTTAGACAAAGTTGATGTGGTATTTGAACATCCGGAAATTGCCAATGATTTTTGTCGATTATTACGCGCTTGGTATGACATCGCCAGACGTAGCGATCGCCGGGGGGATATTTGGAAACAACTGCGATTAATTGTGGTGCATTCTACGGAAGTTTATAGCGCCCTTGACATCAATCATTCTCCCCTTGCCAACGTGGGCGCTGTCTTTCCATTACCGGAATTTACAGCCTTACAGGTGCAGGATTTAGCCCAACGGTATGGCTTAAACTGGGACAGCGAGGGAGAAGTTCGCCAGTTGATGAGTGCGATCGGGGGACATCCCTATTTAATCCGAAAATCCCTGGATTTTTTATGTCGTCAACCGATGACATTAGAGCAATTTTCCCAGATTGCGGCAACAGAAGCAGGGCCATTTAGTGACCATCTTCGCCAACATTTATGGAATCTCCAACATCATCCTGAATTGGCAGCAGCCTTTCGTGATGTAGTGATGGCAAATAAGCCTGTTAAAATTCCTTCTGAACGCGCTTTTAAGTTATATAGTATGGGATTGGTTCAGTTACAGGATAATAATGTTACCCCTCGATTTGAGTTGTATCGACAGTATTTTTCGGTGCGTTTGGCTGTTAATTGATAATAGGTTGACTGCATGATTAAGGGTAAAGCTATTCGACCCATAAAATGCTGTTTGGCAATCGGAGGGAACCCCACCCTAGCCCTCCCCTTGCTAAGGGGAGGGGACCGGAATTCGACCATAAAATTTTGTTCTAATTTCCACCCTTACCAATCGGGGGGAACCCCACCCTAGCCCTCCCCTTGCTAAGGGGAGGGGACCGGAAGGGGAGTTAAATAGTAAGGCAAATCATCTTAATCGTGAACTTCAAAAAACTACTTTTGTAAGATTCTAGTCCCCCCCTTAGCAAGGGGGGGTTAGGGGGGGTCCTCCCCATTTAATCCCAATTTAAACTGGTAAATCAATCATGACAAACTCCTATATTTTTTCCGGGACCTTGCCTGAAAATGCGCCAACTTATGTCAAAAGAAGGGCAGATTTTGAACTGTATGATGGATTAAAATCAGGTCAGTTTTGTTATGTATTGAATTCTCGACAAACGGGAAAATCCAGCTTGCGGGTGCAGGTGATGCGGCAGTTAAAAGAAGCGGGAGTTGCCTGTAGTGTGATTGATATTTCGATGGACAATATCCAGCAGGGGACTTCAACTCAGTGGTATGCGAATATGCTGCGGAGTCTGACCCTGGATTTGCAACTTGAGGTGAATCTGGGGTCTTGGTGGCGCGATCGCGAGTGGTTATCTCCTCTGGGGCGATTTCGGGAGTTTATCGAAACTGTGGTGTTGGTACAAATTCCGGGAACAATTGTCATTTTTATCGATGAAATTGACAGTATTCTCAGTTTAAATTTCCCTACTGATGATTTTTTTGCCTTTATTCGCGCTTGTTACAATCAACGGGCGCATCAGCCCCCTTACAATCGCCTGACATTCTGTTTATTAGGAGTGGCAACCCCCTCAGATTTAATCGCAGACAAACAGCGTACTCCGTTTAATATTGGACAAGCGATCGCCCTACATGGGTTTACTTTAGCCGAAGCGAAACCTGCCTTAATTCCCGGATTGTCTCAGCAGTTTACGGATCCGGAAAGTGTTTTATCAGAAATCTTAGATTGGACCGGAGGGCAACCGTTTTTGACCCAGAAATTATGTAAAATGGTGGTAGATAAAGCCCATAATTCTCGACCGGATGTAGGGGCATTAGTTAAAACATATCTGTTGGACAATTGGGAATCTCAGGATGAACCAGACCATTTAAAAACAATTCGCGATCGCCTCCTTTGTGATGAAAAACGCACCCCGCGACGATTGGGATTATATCAAAAAATTTTAACAGCGCACCCCGAGGGTTACCCAGCGGATAATAGTCCGGAACAAACTCAACTGCGCCTCTCGGGGTTAGTCGTCAAACATCAGGGCAATTTAACCGTATTTAATCGAATTTATCAACAGATTTTTAATGCCGACTGGATTGAGAACCAGTTGGCGAATTTGCGTCCCTATTCTGAGGCGATCGCCGCTTGGTGGGAGAGTGGTGGAGAAGATTCCTCGCGGTTATTGCGGGGACAGGCGTTACAGGATGCTTTAAACTGGGCTAGTGATAAAAGTTTAAGCGATCGCGACTACCAGTTTCTCTCCGCTAGTCAAAATAGCGAGAAAAAATCCCTAGAATTAGCCAAAATCGAAACCGAAATCACCTTAGAAGCGGAACGAAAAGCCAAACAAATCCTAGATACAGCCTATAAAAAAGCCCAACGAGTCATCACCTTCGGATTAGTCGGACTCTGTGCCGTTTCTCTGCTTTCTATCACCATTATTGCCTGGGCAAATTCTCAAAAAAGACAAGCGGAAATTGCTGAAATTAAAGCTTTGAATTCTGCGTCTAAAATTCGCAACTCTTCCAACGAAAAACTCGAAGCGTTAGTCAATGCAATTCGGGCCGGTCGAAAATTACAATCTAATTGGGCAACCTCGGAATTAATGGCCCCGGCAGTGGTTAATTTAGAAACCATTCTTGCCAATCTTCAAGAACAGAATAGTTTCAATCAGCATAGCGGATGGGTTTGGGATGTTGCTTGGTCTCCCAACGGAGAAACCATTGCCACCGCCAGCGCTGATGGTAGAGCAATTTTATGGACAGCGCAAGGGGAATTATTGCAAACCTTAGAACATGGCGATCGCGTTTATGGACTTGCTTTTTCCCCAGACGGACAAACTCTTGCTACAGCAACTGCCAATCACCAGGTCAAATTGTGGGCAATGGATGGGACTCTCTTTCATACCCTCAGCGGACATCAAGGGAGTGTTTTTGCCGTGAGTTTCAGTCCTCAAGGTCAGTTACTTGTCACCGGCAGTACCGACAAAACTGCTAAAATTTGGCGCATCGAACCCAACTCCCGAACTCCTCCCATCCTGCTGCAAACTATCACCGCCCATACGAAAGAAATTTCTGATATTAGTTTCTCTCCTGATGGTGAAATCCTCGCTACAGCAAGTTATGATAATCAAGTGAAACTCTGGCAAATTACCCCCCAGGGAACAGCAGAATTATTAACAACATTGACCGGACATCAAAGCGGTGTTTCTACTGTGAATTTTGCTCCCAATGGTCAAACTTTGGCAACCGCGAGTGGCGATGGGAGGGTCAAACTTTGGACTCGGGATGGACAATTCATTAATGCTTTCAAAGCTCATGATAATGTGGTGACTCGGGTAATTTGGTCTCCTGATGGCAATTTACTGGGGACGGCGAGTGAGGACCACAGCGTGAAACTCTGGAGTGTCTATGATAGGACCCTGCTGAAGCGTTTAACGGCCCATAGTGCTGCCGTCTGGGACATTGCCTGGTCCCCCGATGGCAAAACTTTGGCCTCCGCGAGTGGGGATAATACGACAATGTTATGGAATCCTGAAATTCGGTTAACTGAGGTCTTTCAGGGACATCAGGATTTGGTGAATACGGTGAGTTTTTCCCCCGATGGCGAGAT
This portion of the Laspinema palackyanum D2c genome encodes:
- a CDS encoding aromatic ring-hydroxylating dioxygenase subunit alpha gives rise to the protein MGFEDFWYVVALSDQLKPKTVLSRTILGEWLAIFRDELGDVVALRDRCMHRNSRLSRGKVCDGMLHCPYHGWVYDKSGQVVAVPAEGEQFKNLASRRTHSYPTQEKDGYIYVRLAENPNLNLEPFPMPYYGKPGWETVRVINRFRNNVTNCAENFIDIPHTASVHPGVFRKPQQKQLEMTVERRDGSVFVTYRNETTNLGWYSRFLNPQGGEISHTDQFSMPNVTSVEYKFGENRRFFITSQSIPEAEDSTLVYTDVTFNYGIWNKIARPFVRWTAQYIIKQDIEILRIQQEVIEKYGTQFANTPADTIHVFVESIRKAISAGEDPRLLPQKSVTVNFWV
- a CDS encoding 2Fe-2S iron-sulfur cluster binding domain-containing protein, yielding MKCCFVRFPGTNYPAIALPQHDNLANYLTVQNSTILFGCRTGICGTCLCVIEGDIPPANLEEREVLEILAPGNPQARLACQVDVTNDIAIAPFEE
- a CDS encoding Rieske 2Fe-2S domain-containing protein codes for the protein MNSRQNQNTQPRTEMQIFNNWDVVAKGWYIACPSEELPRNKPKSLEVCGQQVVIFRDEDGKVRALDAYCPHLGTDLGIGRVDGNLIRCFFHHWAFDGEGNCQDIPCQSSIPEKARLQSYATDEKYGMIWVYPDTKAPEGVAEFDELKGKQVIAVRDRPFERTCHHHICMMNGIDAQHLQTVHKVNINMKLTLEENESGSLMDFTLSGEFPNTTPREQLARKFLGENYAYSMRYQNACLGLLTTMKNVKLLPPLHMIYAYLPVEPGKIKVQNIYVAARRPGIWGWVVTYFLLFCTKMLYLFLKGEDGKIYDNIRYNPNALLSIDRPLVEYMKYVERLTPSVWSKVRVERE
- a CDS encoding P-aminobenzoate N-oxygenase AurF — translated: MNNIFNEPKPNTLLEHEKIYRKLQLNYHRNQQQDQTASIDQAAGKFSYPNCQQEYWNPEEFSLLYGTPLWDQSTPTQKLILNHLYWVAYYSQIISAEIATILFNQTSAAGLYAQEDFRLVCDMLDLESAQERAHINAFKTISEQVEAALFGKRIFTYPMRGPYTETMVHADTNALKTWWKQLQLRYFGMLSSGNTFLACQYFTVRGLRTLNGKLVQHKLSQYYQHHPDQENAPIPAKISYYHFLDESFHFNSSTLLSHEVVNCLKKPTPFEAFVANLGLRGCQKDHANFSVAINGIFWYDPALYSAIYELLRSPVFAMSDPDAKQMMQECFTKETEGLHRSYQTHQEARASYQFYLEKVDYAWKSNREMSIMAATSIPRYLATQKKALSRRFSAPFTHPQRPLLQVALD
- a CDS encoding ferritin-like domain-containing protein, whose amino-acid sequence is MSQSLFTTAQFDLPHVTEGDKLHRLLSAALKSSIGNSLSIPEAVTPAYWNSSYFGLDQVKIFQDSTGEEQQQILYQCSNALLEEAYFVEKAGVGYMAKMVMLAETTEERMLYGLFAADEATHLAQIRPFLADRDPVATGDRFLELLAEIVEMEDKSVLIFVIQVVLEGWGLSHYRHLANDCCDRELTQMFRGFLDAEARHHSTGVTLCDRHPITPQSQSAIVEALTSFLQMVQVGPQRVLQAIAQVKGDLSRPQQIKIFQELDTQTHSATRLQLLRSLLRSDPTHSIINHLEEKGSFTPYPPEKCVLQ
- a CDS encoding aromatic ring-hydroxylating dioxygenase subunit alpha, whose product is MLQFESQPLADLAQSLRTVRQAKTFNNPERFIEGWYWAIRSKDLKIGHVKPITLQGRNLAIYRGTDGKVVALDAYCPHMGAHLAEGKVDGNRLGCFFHNWKYDNRGQCVETPGLDRTIPAKVRSWPTCETYGLVWVWTGETPRHPVPFVPELAGKDCDAGFGLGFRKNCHPNVVMINAIDAHHFNTVHNLPVEVKFEKENLNDNAIIFNNITRGGDQSWFIKLIRPLYQNEITYKMCYWYGSTGTVTVGPDFLHFHIMFTIRLKADGKAEGQTIAITEKRPGLGGWLFNRIVLWITLRVGNYFAKGDTQVFETIKFDLKTPTLADQSIIEFIEQVETQKPLKWETWETVEHLS
- a CDS encoding AAA-like domain-containing protein; translation: MQETPINFEEAFKIADRVIFAKTGKHITDIEMMIFRGAWQDKTYEEIAENTEYAANYLHRMVGKDFWQRLSDSLGEKVSKKNFKTALERHWKATLNNSQAGGGSLLKTESWVTSETLKGPILNCSEGSVPLDSRFYVHRPPIEARCQVAIAQPGALIRIKAPQQMGKTSLLDRILEVARTANYHTVTLSFDLADSTVFADLRTFLQWFCASVGQLSGLPNQLSNYWDDIFGCNNNCTVYFEEYILSQLPTPLVLALDKVDVVFEHPEIANDFCRLLRAWYDIARRSDRRGDIWKQLRLIVVHSTEVYSALDINHSPLANVGAVFPLPEFTALQVQDLAQRYGLNWDSEGEVRQLMSAIGGHPYLIRKSLDFLCRQPMTLEQFSQIAATEAGPFSDHLRQHLWNLQHHPELAAAFRDVVMANKPVKIPSERAFKLYSMGLVQLQDNNVTPRFELYRQYFSVRLAVN
- a CDS encoding AAA-like domain-containing protein, whose translation is MTNSYIFSGTLPENAPTYVKRRADFELYDGLKSGQFCYVLNSRQTGKSSLRVQVMRQLKEAGVACSVIDISMDNIQQGTSTQWYANMLRSLTLDLQLEVNLGSWWRDREWLSPLGRFREFIETVVLVQIPGTIVIFIDEIDSILSLNFPTDDFFAFIRACYNQRAHQPPYNRLTFCLLGVATPSDLIADKQRTPFNIGQAIALHGFTLAEAKPALIPGLSQQFTDPESVLSEILDWTGGQPFLTQKLCKMVVDKAHNSRPDVGALVKTYLLDNWESQDEPDHLKTIRDRLLCDEKRTPRRLGLYQKILTAHPEGYPADNSPEQTQLRLSGLVVKHQGNLTVFNRIYQQIFNADWIENQLANLRPYSEAIAAWWESGGEDSSRLLRGQALQDALNWASDKSLSDRDYQFLSASQNSEKKSLELAKIETEITLEAERKAKQILDTAYKKAQRVITFGLVGLCAVSLLSITIIAWANSQKRQAEIAEIKALNSASKIRNSSNEKLEALVNAIRAGRKLQSNWATSELMAPAVVNLETILANLQEQNSFNQHSGWVWDVAWSPNGETIATASADGRAILWTAQGELLQTLEHGDRVYGLAFSPDGQTLATATANHQVKLWAMDGTLFHTLSGHQGSVFAVSFSPQGQLLVTGSTDKTAKIWRIEPNSRTPPILLQTITAHTKEISDISFSPDGEILATASYDNQVKLWQITPQGTAELLTTLTGHQSGVSTVNFAPNGQTLATASGDGRVKLWTRDGQFINAFKAHDNVVTRVIWSPDGNLLGTASEDHSVKLWSVYDRTLLKRLTAHSAAVWDIAWSPDGKTLASASGDNTTMLWNPEIRLTEVFQGHQDLVNTVSFSPDGEILASGSRDNTVQLWQQNGTLVQTLRGHRDWVQGVAFSPDGEAIASASRDKTVKLWDRQGKVLQTLRGHSDLVHSVNFSPEGDRLVSGSWDGTVKVWNRNGSLLATLTGHQGRVFEVKFSPKGTLIASTSADKTVKLWDSDTFNLAATLEGHLDEVNSVSFSPDEAAIATASDDNTVKIWSRTGELLNTLEGHRDKVLWVSFSSDGKILASASDDRTVKIWSRNGRLLTTLEGHQNRIAGGSFSPDNQILASASWDQTVKLWTIADISRESLDGEGDRSKLDKLLTLACDRLHDYVTYTLQSSLCQAE